One region of Methanobrevibacter sp. TMH8 genomic DNA includes:
- a CDS encoding CDP-alcohol phosphatidyltransferase family protein, with product MDLKETKIGYFMAVSDVISLLNLSFGFLSILMAINGQIAISAIFIIIALVFDSIDGWVARKLSRIDEYGFGKNIDSLSDVVSFGVAPGILLYCIGTSTIQNSLINHYYFGLSQFTQFINLIGLNYLLAIVALFIVICGVLRLTRYNAIVDNLNFKGFIGVPIPATGVLLSSFVLSGFFNLYIAMILMVIMGLLMISNIKYSKLDNPKYLGIFAIFLILILIPYPIVFWGIDIPASVVFVLTLIYVLIGLFKGLLFSKSDSIDFEL from the coding sequence ATGGATTTAAAAGAAACTAAAATTGGATATTTTATGGCAGTGTCTGATGTAATCTCATTGCTGAATTTATCTTTTGGATTTTTATCTATATTAATGGCAATAAATGGACAAATAGCTATCTCAGCAATATTTATAATTATTGCACTAGTTTTTGACTCTATAGATGGATGGGTAGCTAGAAAGTTATCTAGAATTGATGAATATGGGTTTGGAAAGAATATAGATTCATTATCTGACGTTGTTTCCTTTGGTGTTGCTCCAGGAATACTTTTATATTGTATTGGAACTAGTACTATTCAAAATTCACTAATTAATCACTATTATTTTGGATTATCTCAGTTTACTCAATTTATTAACTTAATTGGGTTGAATTATTTGTTAGCTATAGTTGCATTATTTATTGTTATTTGTGGAGTTTTACGTCTTACTAGATACAATGCCATTGTTGATAATTTGAATTTTAAAGGATTTATTGGAGTTCCAATTCCTGCAACTGGGGTTTTGTTATCTTCATTTGTTTTAAGTGGATTCTTTAATTTGTATATAGCAATGATTTTAATGGTAATTATGGGATTGTTAATGATAAGTAATATTAAATATTCAAAATTAGATAATCCTAAATATTTGGGCATATTTGCTATCTTTTTAATACTTATTCTTATTCCTTATCCAATAGTCTTTTGGGGAATTGATATTCCAGCTAGTGTAGTATTTGTTTTAACATTGATTTATGTGTTAATTGGGCTATTTAAAGGATTATTATTTTCAAAAAGTGATTCTATCGATTTTGAGTTATAG
- the rnhB gene encoding ribonuclease HII → MNVLGIDEAGRGPVIGPLIVAGVVIPDEKVQILERMGIKDSKRLTPTRRKVLSRKLRNMFEYETVEITARDIDNLRAKDVNLNEIEKIAMLQIIDKLDADCIIVDSVDVKPKRLEEEIKSISGNDNVISEHKADDKYMQVAAASIIAKYERDSIIEQLKKEYREIGEIGSGYPSDPKTKKFLENFSYNEMPEIVRKSWKTVENLKNQE, encoded by the coding sequence ATGAATGTTTTAGGAATAGATGAAGCAGGAAGAGGCCCCGTGATTGGCCCACTTATTGTAGCAGGTGTTGTGATTCCTGATGAAAAGGTCCAAATACTAGAAAGAATGGGTATAAAAGACTCTAAAAGATTAACTCCCACACGAAGAAAAGTATTATCTCGAAAATTGAGAAACATGTTTGAATATGAAACTGTAGAAATAACAGCTAGAGATATCGACAATTTGAGAGCAAAAGATGTAAATCTTAATGAAATAGAAAAAATAGCTATGCTACAAATTATTGATAAATTAGATGCTGATTGCATAATAGTAGACTCAGTCGATGTAAAACCAAAACGATTAGAAGAAGAAATAAAATCAATTTCTGGTAATGATAATGTAATTTCTGAACACAAAGCAGATGATAAATATATGCAAGTTGCTGCTGCTTCTATAATAGCTAAATATGAAAGAGACAGTATAATAGAACAGTTGAAAAAAGAATATAGGGAAATTGGAGAAATTGGATCTGGATATCCAAGTGACCCCAAAACTAAAAAATTCTTAGAAAACTTTAGCTATAATGAAATGCCCGAAATCGTTAGAAAATCTTGGAAAACTGTTGAAAACTTGAAAAACCAAGAATAA
- a CDS encoding MotA/TolQ/ExbB proton channel family protein — MIVEFFTGAFNTFIEIFQSGGVITYIIVLIGIYGLISSIQKIRYLRSISKSDTTEIMGTVTVAMNRGGAIEALKSISHYKNPVSKIISEALKIGYKNKTEVEEGMEQVFIVELSKMTSGINTLKTIIELAPFLGLIGTVIGIWMTFKSLGVSPNSAAMAEGIYIALITTIVGLATAIILLPLHTYIKSLIDVEMDKIELANKMTNWSYAVAKIRVENNIPCALEALKEADGIVNTREIIEQDYTGANIQVSFKPSMLEKSINNIILEKCDIKSEITESRLRQ, encoded by the coding sequence ATGATAGTAGAATTTTTCACAGGTGCATTTAATACTTTTATTGAGATATTCCAAAGCGGAGGAGTTATAACTTACATAATTGTTCTTATTGGTATCTATGGACTAATAAGTTCTATTCAAAAGATACGTTACCTTAGAAGTATAAGTAAATCAGACACTACAGAAATTATGGGAACAGTTACAGTAGCAATGAATCGTGGCGGAGCAATTGAGGCTTTAAAATCAATAAGCCATTATAAAAATCCTGTTTCTAAAATCATTTCTGAAGCATTGAAAATTGGATATAAAAATAAAACAGAAGTTGAAGAAGGAATGGAACAGGTATTCATCGTTGAATTAAGTAAAATGACCAGCGGTATTAATACTCTTAAAACCATAATAGAACTTGCTCCATTTTTAGGACTTATAGGTACTGTAATTGGTATTTGGATGACATTTAAGTCATTAGGAGTAAGTCCCAATAGTGCAGCAATGGCAGAAGGTATTTACATTGCATTAATTACAACTATAGTTGGTTTAGCCACAGCTATTATATTATTACCCCTCCATACATATATAAAAAGTTTAATTGATGTGGAAATGGATAAAATCGAGTTAGCTAATAAAATGACCAATTGGAGTTATGCTGTAGCTAAAATTAGAGTTGAAAATAATATCCCCTGTGCATTAGAAGCATTGAAAGAAGCTGATGGAATAGTTAATACAAGAGAAATAATAGAGCAAGATTATACTGGAGCTAATATTCAGGTTTCATTTAAGCCAAGTATGCTTGAAAAGAGTATTAACAATATCATATTAGAAAAATGTGATATTAAATCTGAAATAACTGAAAGTAGACTTAGACAATAA
- a CDS encoding biopolymer transporter ExbD: MALDIKRHRQKIKETGPEFNLVPFIDILFTLLIFLVVSSSFSTAGINDATDSGTGKPNITDTSGTSEYYLLPVAGLEKVTVNGQDMSALIKDHAIAVQTKVIDQGEIIIKPKERAIIITAPPGMSPEQAVRSPD, encoded by the coding sequence ATGGCATTAGATATTAAAAGGCACAGACAGAAAATAAAAGAAACTGGGCCTGAATTCAACCTTGTTCCGTTTATTGACATTCTATTTACACTATTAATATTTTTAGTAGTTAGTAGTAGTTTTAGTACTGCAGGAATTAATGATGCTACAGATAGTGGAACTGGAAAACCTAATATAACTGATACAAGTGGTACTTCAGAATATTATTTATTACCTGTAGCAGGATTGGAAAAAGTAACAGTTAATGGTCAAGACATGTCTGCACTCATTAAAGATCATGCTATAGCAGTTCAAACGAAAGTAATTGATCAAGGCGAAATTATTATAAAACCTAAAGAAAGAGCCATTATTATTACAGCACCTCCAGGTATGAGTCCAGAACAGGCAGTGCGTTCTCCAGATTAG
- a CDS encoding IMP cyclohydrolase, with product MYLGRIVSVGMNSEKKPFIAYRVSSRSFPNRMAKSFEDKAAIIPKEGYETDIFENAYIAYNCVKIVGDIAIVSNGSHTDVIADKIAVGMNIKDAMALSLLAMDYEKDDYNTPRIAAAITSTTDENKYEAYIGIVTDGKVLVEKLEHGKAAFISTYECQSPEEVEFTAKNSASAAKLILDEGEFKKFTNPVASVGSVFDGKWKIESINL from the coding sequence ATGTATTTAGGAAGAATTGTATCAGTTGGAATGAATAGTGAAAAAAAACCATTTATAGCTTATAGAGTATCTAGTAGGTCTTTTCCAAATAGGATGGCAAAGAGCTTTGAAGATAAAGCAGCTATTATTCCAAAAGAAGGATATGAAACAGACATATTTGAAAATGCATACATAGCTTATAACTGTGTTAAAATAGTGGGAGATATAGCTATTGTATCCAATGGTTCACATACTGATGTTATAGCTGATAAAATAGCTGTTGGAATGAATATTAAAGATGCTATGGCACTTTCTTTATTAGCTATGGATTATGAAAAAGATGATTATAATACCCCAAGAATAGCTGCAGCAATTACTTCAACAACTGATGAAAATAAATATGAAGCATATATTGGAATAGTTACTGATGGAAAAGTCTTAGTTGAAAAATTAGAACATGGAAAAGCTGCATTTATTTCAACTTATGAATGTCAGTCCCCAGAAGAGGTTGAATTCACTGCAAAAAACTCTGCTTCAGCTGCAAAATTAATATTAGATGAAGGAGAATTTAAAAAATTCACAAATCCAGTAGCTTCAGTTGGATCTGTGTTTGATGGAAAATGGAAAATAGAATCTATTAATTTGTAA
- a CDS encoding coenzyme F420-0:L-glutamate ligase encodes MKLELLGLTEIPLVVKGDKIADLILSSLEQQNIELEEGNILLIAETLISKAEGNYIDLKKINPSPQANELAEKTGKDPQLIEAIIKESKEIIAIGPNFIISETKQGFVCANAGIDESNVEEGLATPMPENPDKSAKEIYNSLKKEVGENLAIIITDTQGRAFRNGAVGVAIGCCGINPLWERVGEEDLYGRKLETTEIAIADELAAAASLLMGQANEGIPVVLIKGFLNFNDLKDKKSSIKPLLREKEFDVFRK; translated from the coding sequence ATGAAACTAGAATTATTAGGATTAACAGAAATTCCTTTAGTAGTAAAAGGAGATAAAATTGCTGATTTAATATTATCCTCACTTGAGCAACAAAATATTGAATTAGAGGAAGGAAATATCCTTTTAATAGCTGAAACCCTAATATCAAAAGCTGAAGGTAATTATATTGATTTAAAAAAAATAAATCCTAGTCCACAAGCTAATGAATTAGCTGAAAAAACTGGAAAAGACCCACAACTTATTGAAGCAATAATCAAGGAATCTAAAGAAATTATTGCAATTGGTCCAAACTTTATAATAAGTGAAACAAAACAAGGTTTTGTTTGTGCAAATGCAGGAATCGATGAATCAAATGTAGAAGAAGGTTTAGCTACACCAATGCCAGAAAACCCTGATAAATCAGCGAAAGAAATATATAATTCCTTAAAAAAAGAAGTTGGAGAAAATTTAGCTATCATAATAACTGATACTCAAGGTAGAGCATTTAGAAATGGTGCTGTTGGTGTAGCAATTGGGTGTTGTGGAATCAATCCTCTTTGGGAAAGAGTAGGTGAAGAAGATCTTTATGGTAGAAAACTTGAAACCACAGAAATAGCTATTGCTGATGAATTAGCTGCTGCAGCATCTCTTTTAATGGGACAAGCTAATGAAGGAATTCCAGTAGTCTTAATTAAAGGATTCCTAAATTTCAATGATTTAAAAGATAAAAAATCAAGTATAAAACCATTGTTGAGAGAAAAAGAATTTGATGTTTTTAGAAAATAA
- the glp gene encoding gephyrin-like molybdotransferase Glp, translated as MGTEFLNIKEVDEAKKIIKDLFNELYPPKSDIVSIEDSYNHVIFKDIISSMDLPPFNRSLMDGFAVKAEDTFGANDEHPKILKCIDSIEAGSYSEKTIEKGECIEISTGAPIPDGADAVAMVEFTERGSAIDEENDIYILKSVAPNQDLALKGSDITKEKTLLKEKTVIGPDKIGVLAAQGIKEVEVYKKPRIAVISTGNELVLENEKNKNGNIEYGKIYDVNSYAITSGAISNGAIAENKGIVKDNYQKLKKQIKNSLEDFDIVICSGGTSAGVGDVLRHVLDEIGKVIMHGISVKPGKPTLVGKVNEKLVIGLPGNPVSALIIFYVFIVPNIRRLSGKGSENIEKTKAILAKRIHSPKGRIHYNLVQLKDGLAYPIVKDSGAITSLAHADGYIKISKTIELVDEGKEVEITLFR; from the coding sequence ATGGGAACTGAATTTTTAAATATAAAAGAAGTAGATGAAGCTAAAAAAATTATAAAAGATTTATTCAATGAACTTTATCCTCCAAAATCAGATATTGTTTCTATTGAAGATAGTTATAATCATGTTATTTTTAAAGATATTATTAGTTCAATGGATCTCCCACCATTTAATAGATCTTTAATGGATGGTTTTGCTGTTAAAGCTGAAGATACGTTTGGAGCTAATGATGAACATCCTAAAATTTTAAAATGTATTGATAGTATTGAAGCAGGATCTTATAGTGAAAAAACTATTGAAAAAGGAGAATGTATAGAAATAAGTACAGGCGCCCCAATTCCAGATGGAGCTGATGCTGTAGCTATGGTTGAATTTACTGAAAGAGGTTCTGCTATTGATGAAGAAAATGATATTTATATACTCAAAAGTGTAGCTCCAAATCAAGATTTAGCTCTAAAAGGATCAGATATAACAAAGGAAAAAACACTTTTAAAGGAAAAAACTGTCATTGGTCCTGACAAAATAGGTGTTTTAGCTGCACAAGGAATCAAGGAAGTGGAAGTATATAAAAAGCCAAGAATTGCAGTTATATCTACAGGCAATGAGCTAGTATTAGAAAATGAGAAAAATAAAAATGGAAATATCGAATATGGAAAAATTTATGATGTAAATAGCTATGCTATAACTAGTGGAGCTATTTCAAATGGAGCTATTGCAGAAAATAAAGGAATTGTAAAAGACAACTATCAAAAGCTAAAAAAACAAATTAAAAACTCTCTTGAAGATTTCGACATAGTTATTTGTTCTGGCGGTACTTCAGCTGGTGTTGGAGATGTTTTAAGACATGTTTTAGATGAAATTGGAAAAGTTATCATGCATGGTATTTCTGTTAAACCTGGAAAACCAACACTAGTTGGAAAAGTTAATGAAAAACTTGTTATAGGCCTTCCTGGAAATCCAGTTTCAGCACTTATTATTTTTTATGTATTTATTGTTCCAAATATTAGAAGATTATCTGGAAAAGGTTCTGAAAATATAGAAAAAACTAAAGCTATTTTAGCAAAAAGAATTCATTCCCCTAAAGGTAGAATACACTATAACTTAGTTCAGCTAAAAGATGGACTTGCTTATCCGATAGTAAAAGATTCCGGAGCCATCACTTCTCTTGCACATGCAGATGGTTATATCAAAATCTCAAAAACAATAGAACTTGTTGATGAAGGAAAAGAAGTTGAAATTACTCTTTTTAGATAA
- a CDS encoding GyrI-like domain-containing protein, with product MKIEDKIIKDEKFAIINYKGNVEDMGILIGKLLAWAEVNKVQLAGAPFAIYYTSPQNTAPEEMIYDMGIPVSEDTEISEEGEIKVVELLEHRVLSVMHNGSYKNLPDTYKEMVEYSIKNNYDIIGSPKEIYYNSPHEVPEEELQTEVQFPVIKM from the coding sequence ATGAAAATAGAGGACAAAATAATAAAAGATGAAAAATTTGCTATTATAAATTATAAAGGAAATGTTGAAGATATGGGAATTCTTATTGGGAAGCTATTGGCATGGGCAGAAGTTAATAAAGTTCAACTTGCTGGAGCTCCTTTTGCAATATATTATACAAGTCCTCAAAATACAGCTCCTGAAGAAATGATTTATGATATGGGAATTCCTGTTTCAGAAGATACTGAAATTTCTGAAGAAGGAGAAATAAAAGTTGTTGAACTATTAGAACATAGAGTTTTATCTGTCATGCACAATGGATCTTACAAAAATTTGCCTGATACTTATAAAGAAATGGTTGAATATTCTATTAAGAATAATTATGATATAATAGGTTCCCCTAAAGAAATTTACTACAATAGCCCTCATGAAGTTCCTGAAGAAGAGCTTCAAACTGAGGTTCAATTCCCAGTTATAAAAATGTAG
- the pscS gene encoding O-phospho-L-seryl-tRNA:Cys-tRNA synthase: MECQNYNITRDVERENLNLNPLQRGGILPKEAREALYDFGDGYSVCDYCAGRLDEIAKPSIGGFLEDLAKFLNVDDVRTTHGAREGKFAVMHGICNPGDVIVVDGNAHYTTHLAAERAGLEIIEVPSSDYPEFRTDMEIYQKALENAIDEYGEIKLAVLTHVDGNYGNLSDANEFGKICSKLGVPSLLNCAYSMGRLPIDSNGWNIDFVVGSGHKSMAASGPIGVLGMKHEWADTMLKRSPRHVKKEIEMLGCTSRGAPIATLMASLPHVIERVNKWDEEVKLSREFVANLEEIDGITQIGIKPTNHDLVRFDTPILHEISKIHPRKGFFLYEELKTRKIVGIKRGQTEWFKCSTYGMSKSQRNYITDSFKEIVGKFIK; this comes from the coding sequence ATGGAATGTCAAAATTATAATATTACTCGGGATGTTGAGAGAGAAAATCTCAATTTAAATCCACTACAAAGGGGAGGAATTCTCCCAAAAGAAGCACGTGAAGCTTTATATGATTTTGGAGATGGGTATAGTGTATGTGATTACTGTGCTGGAAGATTAGATGAAATAGCTAAACCTTCTATTGGGGGATTTTTAGAGGATTTAGCTAAGTTTTTAAATGTCGATGATGTAAGAACTACTCATGGGGCTCGTGAAGGTAAATTTGCAGTTATGCATGGTATTTGTAATCCTGGTGATGTGATTGTTGTTGATGGAAATGCTCATTATACTACTCATTTAGCTGCTGAGCGAGCAGGTCTTGAAATCATAGAGGTACCAAGTTCTGATTATCCTGAGTTTAGGACTGATATGGAAATATATCAAAAAGCTCTTGAAAATGCTATTGATGAATATGGTGAAATTAAATTAGCTGTTCTCACTCATGTTGATGGAAATTATGGAAATCTTAGTGATGCAAATGAATTTGGTAAAATTTGTAGTAAATTAGGAGTTCCTTCTCTTTTAAATTGTGCTTATTCTATGGGAAGATTACCAATTGATTCTAATGGGTGGAATATTGATTTTGTTGTAGGTAGTGGTCATAAAAGTATGGCTGCTTCAGGCCCTATTGGTGTACTTGGAATGAAACATGAATGGGCTGATACTATGTTAAAACGTTCTCCTAGGCATGTGAAAAAAGAAATTGAGATGTTAGGATGTACTAGTAGAGGTGCTCCGATAGCTACTTTAATGGCATCTCTTCCTCATGTAATAGAACGAGTAAATAAATGGGATGAAGAAGTAAAATTATCAAGGGAATTTGTAGCTAATTTGGAAGAAATCGATGGCATAACTCAGATTGGAATAAAACCAACTAATCATGATCTTGTTAGATTTGATACTCCAATTTTACATGAAATTTCTAAAATTCATCCAAGAAAAGGATTTTTCTTATATGAAGAACTAAAAACAAGAAAGATTGTTGGTATAAAAAGAGGGCAAACTGAATGGTTTAAATGTAGTACTTATGGTATGAGTAAATCTCAGAGAAATTATATAACTGACTCCTTTAAGGAAATTGTTGGAAAATTTATTAAATAA